The following are encoded in a window of Lacinutrix sp. WUR7 genomic DNA:
- a CDS encoding ABC-F family ATP-binding cassette domain-containing protein, with the protein MLNIHNLSISFQGEYLFEEITFKLNSGDRVGLIGKNGAGKSTMLKILSKELEPDSGQLAADKDLKIGFLKQDIDFVLGRTVLEESYQAFTEIKKVEAQLEEINTQLVERTDYESEGYNQIMIDLNDLQHQFEILGGYNYQGETEKILQGLGFKREDFNKLTDTFSGGWRMRIELAKLLLQNNDLLLLDEPTNHLDIESIIWLEGFLKNYTGAVVIVSHDKMFLDNVTNRTIEVSLGRIYDYPKPYTQYLVLRNEIKAQQLASQKNQQKQIEQTEKLIEKFRAKASKATMAQSLIKKLDKIDRIEVDEDDNSVMTLNFPVSITPGKVVVEADKISKNYGENQVLSEVSLMIERDVKTAFVGQNGQGKSTLAKILVGDLKHDGILKLGHNVQIGYFAQNQAEYLDGSKTVLDTMIDAANETNRSKVRDILGSFLFRGDEAEKYVRVLSGGERNRLALAKLMLQPFNVLIMDEPTNHLDIKSKNVLKDALKRFEGTLLLVSHDRDFLQGLTDTVYEFKDEKVKKYLGDIDYYLEQRNVENLREVEKRTVIKSAPKEKKTQSYDDQKKLKSLNNRLSNTESKINQLEKEIKEADVELAVNYDEVSSKPGFFDTYQANKNKLTQLMQEWEDITLKLEDYA; encoded by the coding sequence ATGCTTAACATACACAATCTATCTATATCTTTTCAAGGCGAATATTTATTCGAAGAAATTACATTTAAACTTAATTCTGGCGATCGTGTTGGGTTAATAGGTAAAAATGGAGCAGGGAAATCTACCATGCTTAAAATTTTATCTAAGGAGCTGGAACCAGATTCTGGACAATTAGCTGCAGATAAAGATTTGAAGATTGGCTTTTTAAAACAAGATATAGATTTCGTTTTAGGAAGAACGGTATTGGAAGAGTCTTACCAAGCCTTTACCGAAATTAAAAAAGTAGAAGCACAGTTAGAAGAAATAAACACGCAATTGGTAGAACGTACCGATTATGAAAGTGAAGGATACAATCAAATAATGATTGATCTTAACGATTTACAACATCAATTCGAAATTCTTGGAGGATATAACTACCAAGGAGAAACCGAAAAAATATTACAAGGTCTAGGTTTTAAACGCGAAGATTTTAATAAGCTTACCGATACTTTTTCTGGAGGTTGGAGAATGCGTATTGAATTGGCAAAGCTCCTTCTTCAAAATAATGACTTACTTTTATTAGATGAGCCAACAAACCACTTGGATATAGAATCTATTATTTGGCTAGAAGGTTTCTTGAAAAATTATACAGGTGCAGTGGTTATTGTTTCGCATGATAAAATGTTTTTAGATAATGTAACTAATAGAACCATTGAGGTTTCCTTAGGAAGAATTTACGATTACCCAAAACCATATACACAGTATTTAGTGCTTCGAAATGAAATTAAAGCACAACAATTAGCGTCGCAAAAAAATCAGCAAAAACAGATTGAACAAACGGAAAAGCTAATTGAAAAGTTTAGAGCTAAAGCGAGTAAAGCAACCATGGCACAATCGCTAATAAAAAAGCTGGACAAAATTGATAGAATTGAAGTCGATGAAGATGATAATTCTGTAATGACTTTAAATTTTCCAGTTTCTATAACTCCTGGTAAAGTAGTAGTAGAAGCAGATAAGATTTCTAAGAATTACGGTGAAAACCAAGTCTTATCGGAAGTGAGTTTAATGATTGAACGGGATGTTAAGACGGCATTTGTTGGTCAGAATGGTCAAGGTAAATCGACGCTTGCTAAAATTTTGGTCGGCGATTTAAAACACGACGGAATCTTAAAACTTGGACATAACGTACAGATTGGTTATTTCGCACAAAACCAAGCAGAATATTTAGACGGTAGCAAAACTGTTTTAGATACTATGATTGATGCAGCAAACGAAACCAATAGAAGTAAAGTTCGTGATATTTTAGGTTCGTTTTTATTTCGTGGTGACGAAGCAGAGAAATATGTTAGAGTACTTTCTGGAGGAGAGCGTAACCGTTTAGCACTGGCAAAATTAATGTTGCAACCTTTTAATGTGCTTATTATGGATGAGCCAACCAATCACTTAGATATTAAATCTAAAAACGTTTTAAAAGATGCATTAAAACGTTTTGAAGGCACACTTCTTTTGGTTTCGCATGATCGTGATTTCTTACAAGGATTAACAGATACGGTTTATGAATTTAAAGACGAAAAAGTAAAAAAATATTTAGGAGATATCGATTATTATTTAGAGCAACGTAATGTGGAGAATTTACGTGAAGTAGAAAAACGTACCGTTATAAAATCTGCTCCTAAAGAAAAGAAAACCCAGTCTTACGACGACCAAAAGAAACTAAAATCTTTAAACAACAGGTTGAGTAATACCGAGTCTAAAATAAATCAGTTAGAAAAAGAAATTAAAGAGGCAGATGTAGAACTCGCTGTAAATTACGACGAAGTTTCTTCTAAACCTGGTTTTTTCGATACGTATCAAGCTAACAAAAATAAACTTACCCAACTCATGCAAGAATGGGAAGATATCACATTGAAACTAGAAGATTACGCATAA
- a CDS encoding efflux RND transporter periplasmic adaptor subunit produces the protein MRKIILSIIGVLLIIGSFLFAKKLIADKNKPKPVKAKIVKTIFTDTVQNSTIPIVIAANGSLEAKRRLEIYAEVQGIFKPGSKLFKPGQEYRAGQTLIKIDAAEYYASVQSSKSNLYNSIAAIMPDLRLDFPDIFDKWQNYLTSFDLDKTTPKLPQMTSDKENYFITGRSIVSNYYNVKNLEQRLAKYYISAPFSGILTEALVTEGTLVRSGQKLGEFIDPSVYEMEVAISKTYANLLKVGEDVALNNLDKTETYSGKVSRVNGSIDATTQTITAYIEVKHENLKEGMYLEANLNAKQESDAIEIDRNLLLESQQIFVVKDSLLDVIDVKPVYFSDTKVVLKEVPNGTIILKKSVPGAYTGMLVKAFEEKSNTKDKQ, from the coding sequence ATGCGTAAAATTATACTATCTATTATAGGTGTGCTACTTATAATTGGCTCCTTTTTATTTGCTAAAAAATTGATAGCAGATAAAAACAAACCAAAGCCAGTTAAAGCTAAAATTGTAAAAACTATTTTTACAGATACGGTACAAAACAGCACCATTCCAATAGTTATTGCAGCAAATGGTAGCCTAGAAGCAAAACGTAGATTAGAAATTTATGCAGAAGTGCAAGGAATTTTCAAACCAGGAAGTAAATTATTTAAACCAGGTCAAGAATACCGAGCAGGACAAACATTAATTAAAATAGATGCTGCAGAATATTACGCAAGTGTACAGTCTTCAAAAAGTAATCTGTACAACTCCATTGCTGCGATCATGCCAGATCTTCGTTTAGATTTTCCAGATATATTTGATAAATGGCAAAACTATCTTACTAGTTTTGATTTGGATAAAACAACACCAAAGTTACCTCAAATGACTTCCGATAAGGAAAACTATTTCATTACAGGAAGAAGTATTGTATCTAATTACTACAACGTAAAAAACTTAGAACAACGTTTGGCTAAGTATTATATCTCTGCACCTTTTTCAGGAATCTTAACCGAAGCGTTAGTAACGGAAGGTACCTTAGTTAGAAGCGGACAAAAACTAGGGGAGTTTATAGATCCTTCGGTGTACGAAATGGAAGTTGCAATTAGTAAAACCTACGCTAATTTGCTAAAAGTAGGAGAAGACGTTGCTTTAAATAATTTAGATAAAACCGAAACCTATTCGGGTAAAGTATCGCGTGTTAACGGAAGTATTGATGCCACCACACAAACCATTACTGCGTATATAGAAGTGAAGCACGAAAATCTAAAAGAAGGCATGTATTTAGAAGCGAATCTAAATGCAAAACAAGAAAGTGACGCTATTGAAATAGATAGAAACTTGCTTTTAGAAAGTCAGCAAATATTTGTAGTTAAAGATAGCCTGTTAGATGTAATAGATGTGAAACCTGTATATTTTTCAGATACAAAAGTAGTCTTAAAAGAAGTGCCTAACGGAACCATTATTCTTAAAAAATCTGTTCCTGGAGCATATACAGGAATGTTAGTGAAAGCTTTTGAAGAAAAAAGTAATACCAAAGACAAGCAGTAA
- a CDS encoding efflux RND transporter permease subunit, producing MRKLITYFIKYHVAVNIFILAFIGFGILGILSLKSSFFPLVDSKIINISVTYPGASPQEIEEGIVLQIEDNLKGLKGVDRVTSVSRENSGTITVETEKGENIDFMLLEVKNAVDRVPSFPSGMEPLIVAKQEVVRETISFALSGDNIPLATLKQLGRQVENDLRAIEGISQISISGYPDEEIEIAVNEISLLAYNLTFTEVSQAVSRANILTTGGTIKTDAEEYLIRANNRSYYGDELSNIVVRATNDGKVIRLKDVAIIRDRFSETPNATYYNQNLSVNITVTSTNNEDLISSAENVKTYIEGYNQKHNNVQLSIIDDRSKTLEQRTDLLTENAIVGMLLVLIFLSLFLNTRLALWVAFGLPISFLGMFMFAGQFDVTINVLSLFGMIIVIGILVDDGIVIAENIYQHYEKGKSPIDAAIDGTMEVIPPVVSAIITTLLAFSLFLFLDSRIGEFFGEVSVIVILTLVVSLVEALIILPAHLAHSKALRPQVEDENPSKVKQFFSKMRVINKAGDNFMNFLRDRVYVPAITFVLNFKLLSLGIFVALLILTFGAIGGGVIGMTMFPSVASDKVTIELDMPNGTNEKITDSIISMIEEKAFIVNQELTEEYLKGEDKELFENTILTINSSSSARLQINMLPGEERPDAIKSSLVANRLRELVGTVIGTERLIFGSGGNFGGSPVSVSLLGNNIEELKAAKVELKEVLESNVLLKDVEDNDPAGIKEIRIELKESAYLLGLNLSTVMSQVRSGFFGTQAQRFQRGQDEIRVWVRYDRSNRGSITNLDDMRIVTPTGERVTLKDIASYTIERGDVAINHLEGQREIQVSADLKDPSTSTTDILADLKGVTMVELQSKYPTISASYEGQNRESEKLNSSLWKAGIPIIFLIYIVIAFTFRSYSQPILLILLVPFSLTAVAWGHWMLGFSVNILSLLGIIALIGIMVNDGLVLIGKFNSNLRDGLKFDEALLDAGKSRFRAIFLTSLTTVAGLAPLLLEKSRQAQFLKPMAISISFGIAYATILTLLVLPLFLSFSNSIKQNGKWLFTGKTITKEEVERAIKEQKEENEH from the coding sequence ATGAGAAAACTAATAACGTATTTTATTAAGTATCACGTAGCTGTCAACATCTTTATTTTAGCTTTTATTGGTTTTGGAATTCTAGGAATACTATCCTTAAAATCTTCCTTTTTTCCTTTAGTAGACTCTAAAATAATCAACATTAGTGTTACCTATCCTGGAGCATCACCTCAAGAAATTGAAGAAGGGATTGTACTTCAAATAGAAGATAATCTAAAAGGTTTAAAGGGTGTCGATCGTGTTACATCGGTATCTAGAGAAAACAGTGGAACCATTACGGTAGAAACAGAAAAAGGAGAGAACATTGACTTCATGTTATTAGAAGTTAAAAATGCGGTAGATCGCGTGCCTTCTTTTCCTTCTGGAATGGAACCTTTAATTGTAGCGAAACAAGAGGTAGTAAGAGAAACTATTTCCTTTGCTTTAAGTGGCGATAATATTCCGCTGGCAACTTTAAAACAATTAGGGAGGCAAGTTGAAAATGATTTAAGAGCTATTGAAGGTATTTCGCAAATATCTATTTCTGGTTATCCAGATGAAGAAATTGAAATAGCAGTAAATGAAATTAGTTTGTTAGCATATAATCTAACCTTTACTGAAGTTTCGCAAGCCGTAAGTAGAGCTAATATTTTAACCACTGGAGGAACTATAAAAACGGATGCCGAAGAATACCTTATTCGAGCAAATAATCGTTCGTATTATGGGGATGAGCTTTCTAATATTGTGGTTCGTGCTACCAATGATGGTAAAGTTATTCGTTTAAAAGATGTAGCTATTATTCGTGATCGTTTCTCAGAGACTCCAAATGCGACGTATTACAACCAAAATTTATCCGTAAATATTACGGTAACTAGCACGAATAACGAGGATTTAATATCCTCTGCAGAAAATGTGAAAACGTATATTGAAGGATATAATCAAAAGCATAATAATGTACAATTAAGTATTATTGACGATCGTTCAAAAACACTGGAACAACGTACCGATTTATTAACAGAAAATGCCATTGTAGGAATGCTGTTGGTGTTAATTTTTTTATCCCTATTCTTAAATACACGTTTGGCATTATGGGTAGCATTTGGTTTGCCTATTTCGTTTTTAGGAATGTTTATGTTTGCAGGACAATTTGATGTAACCATTAATGTTTTGTCCCTCTTCGGAATGATTATCGTTATTGGTATTTTGGTAGATGATGGTATTGTTATTGCCGAAAATATCTATCAGCATTACGAAAAAGGAAAGTCACCTATCGACGCTGCTATTGATGGTACTATGGAAGTGATTCCGCCGGTAGTTTCCGCAATTATAACAACCCTTTTAGCATTTTCATTGTTTTTGTTTTTAGATAGTAGAATTGGTGAATTTTTTGGCGAAGTATCCGTCATTGTAATCCTAACTTTAGTTGTTTCCTTGGTCGAAGCATTAATTATTCTTCCTGCGCATTTAGCACATTCAAAAGCTTTAAGACCGCAAGTAGAAGATGAAAATCCTTCAAAAGTGAAACAGTTTTTCTCTAAAATGCGAGTAATAAATAAGGCTGGAGACAACTTTATGAACTTCTTAAGAGATAGAGTCTACGTTCCTGCAATCACTTTCGTTTTAAATTTTAAATTACTCTCTTTAGGTATTTTTGTTGCTTTACTAATTTTAACTTTTGGAGCTATTGGTGGTGGTGTAATTGGTATGACCATGTTTCCTTCGGTTGCAAGTGATAAAGTAACTATAGAATTAGATATGCCAAATGGTACGAATGAAAAAATAACGGATTCTATTATTTCGATGATAGAAGAGAAAGCATTTATCGTTAATCAAGAATTAACCGAAGAATATTTAAAAGGAGAAGATAAGGAGCTTTTTGAAAACACCATTTTAACTATAAATAGTAGTTCTAGTGCAAGATTACAGATTAACATGTTGCCAGGGGAAGAAAGACCCGACGCAATAAAATCTTCACTAGTAGCAAATAGATTACGTGAATTAGTAGGTACTGTTATTGGTACAGAACGTTTAATTTTTGGTTCTGGTGGAAATTTTGGAGGTAGTCCAGTTTCGGTTTCTCTTTTAGGAAATAATATTGAAGAGCTTAAAGCAGCCAAAGTAGAACTAAAAGAAGTATTAGAATCTAATGTATTATTAAAAGATGTAGAAGATAATGATCCTGCAGGAATTAAAGAAATTCGAATAGAACTTAAAGAAAGCGCTTATTTATTAGGTTTAAATTTAAGCACCGTAATGAGTCAAGTACGTTCTGGTTTCTTTGGTACACAGGCACAACGTTTTCAAAGAGGACAAGATGAAATTCGCGTTTGGGTACGTTATGATAGAAGTAATAGAGGATCTATTACTAATCTAGATGACATGCGAATTGTAACTCCAACCGGAGAGCGAGTTACCTTAAAAGATATTGCTTCTTATACTATTGAAAGAGGTGATGTTGCTATTAACCATTTAGAAGGACAACGGGAAATACAAGTTTCTGCAGATTTAAAAGATCCAAGTACCAGTACAACAGATATTTTGGCCGACCTAAAAGGAGTAACTATGGTAGAGTTGCAGTCTAAATATCCAACCATTTCGGCTTCTTATGAAGGACAAAACAGAGAATCAGAAAAACTAAATAGTTCTTTATGGAAAGCGGGAATTCCTATAATATTTTTAATTTATATTGTTATTGCTTTTACATTTAGAAGTTATAGTCAGCCAATATTATTAATTCTATTAGTGCCTTTTAGTCTTACCGCTGTAGCTTGGGGACACTGGATGCTTGGTTTTTCGGTAAATATATTATCTCTTTTAGGTATTATTGCTCTAATTGGTATTATGGTAAATGATGGTCTGGTACTTATTGGTAAATTTAATTCCAATTTGCGCGATGGTTTAAAGTTTGATGAAGCACTTTTAGATGCAGGAAAATCTCGTTTTAGAGCCATTTTCTTAACCTCATTAACTACCGTTGCAGGTTTGGCTCCTTTACTTTTAGAAAAAAGTAGACAAGCACAATTTTTAAAACCTATGGCTATTTCCATATCTTTTGGTATTGCGTATGCAACTATCTTAACCCTATTAGTTTTACCGCTATTTTTATCTTTTAGTAATAGTATTAAGCAAAATGGAAAATGGTTATTTACAGGAAAGACAATAACCAAAGAAGAAGTAGAAAGAGCTATTAAAGAACAAAAGGAAGAAAATGAACATTAA
- a CDS encoding TolC family protein, which yields MNIKIITLCCFIGLGTCYAQQELSPEDAVNYVLDNNYGIKIANKNLEVSENNTSIYNTGYLPTLTGNAGATYNLDNNESQYSDGGPDAVLNGAESSRYNASLDVNYTLFDGLGRKYNYKRLKEQYQLSELQARETIENTIIELFSIYYNVAQLSENATTFQQTLSISKDRLVRSEYQFEYGQNTKLEVLNAEVDINNDSINLINTKQQLNNTKRDLNFVMGNQVADDFTVKTEINFLLDIDKADLLEKAKSRNVALLQADKSIQISKLDIKTGKSSYLPTLGLVGSYGWNKSDNNAASFVAVSTNTGLSAGLNLSWNIFDGGSTLIRVKNAEVALKNQELQKEQILLSLERDFNNAWDDYQNKLTIFRVQENNIITAQNNFDRSQEKFKIGQVNSIEFRQAQLNLLNAELSRNQAKYQAKLSELQVLQLSGELLNIAY from the coding sequence ATGAACATTAAAATAATAACATTATGTTGCTTTATAGGTTTAGGTACTTGCTATGCACAGCAAGAGCTTAGTCCGGAAGATGCTGTAAATTATGTATTAGATAATAACTACGGAATTAAAATAGCAAACAAGAATCTGGAGGTTTCCGAAAATAATACCAGTATTTATAATACGGGATATTTACCAACATTAACAGGTAATGCGGGAGCGACTTATAATTTAGATAATAATGAATCACAATATTCAGATGGTGGACCCGATGCTGTTTTAAACGGTGCAGAAAGTTCTCGTTATAATGCTTCTTTAGATGTCAATTATACCTTGTTTGATGGATTAGGAAGGAAGTATAATTACAAACGATTAAAAGAGCAATACCAATTATCGGAATTGCAAGCACGTGAAACTATAGAAAACACTATTATAGAATTGTTTTCTATTTATTATAATGTGGCGCAACTTTCGGAAAATGCAACTACTTTTCAGCAGACTTTATCTATTTCTAAAGATCGTTTGGTACGCTCGGAATATCAATTTGAATATGGCCAAAATACAAAGCTTGAAGTTTTAAATGCCGAAGTGGATATTAATAACGACAGCATTAATTTAATCAATACCAAGCAGCAATTAAACAATACCAAAAGGGATTTGAACTTTGTAATGGGAAATCAGGTTGCCGACGATTTTACTGTGAAAACAGAAATTAATTTTCTACTAGATATTGATAAAGCCGATTTGTTAGAAAAAGCAAAATCTAGAAACGTAGCGTTATTACAAGCCGATAAGTCTATTCAAATATCTAAATTAGATATTAAAACTGGGAAGTCTTCTTATTTACCAACTTTAGGATTAGTAGGTTCTTACGGATGGAACAAAAGCGATAATAATGCAGCATCGTTTGTTGCGGTATCTACAAATACAGGGCTATCTGCCGGACTGAATCTAAGCTGGAATATATTTGATGGAGGAAGCACTTTAATAAGAGTAAAAAACGCAGAAGTAGCCTTGAAAAATCAAGAGCTTCAAAAAGAGCAAATACTGCTTTCTTTAGAACGTGATTTTAATAATGCTTGGGACGATTACCAAAACAAGCTTACTATTTTTCGAGTACAAGAAAATAATATAATTACTGCTCAAAATAATTTTGATCGTTCGCAAGAGAAATTCAAAATCGGACAAGTAAATTCTATCGAATTTAGACAAGCACAATTAAATCTGTTGAATGCAGAATTAAGTAGAAATCAAGCAAAATACCAAGCCAAACTCTCTGAATTACAGGTGTTACAGCTAAGTGGTGAGCTGTTGAATATTGCATATTAA
- a CDS encoding Two component regulator three Y domain protein, producing MKTLKLTLLCLFVSLMMHANVSQTEKEALVALYTATQGEQWNTTWDLEQPVATWHGVTVKNDKVVGLNLHMNNLQGRLPQEIGNLIYLQKINLGFNKLEGNLPKAFFNLKELKSVKLFVNAFEGNIPTEIGSLTKLEVLELFSNTFSGEIPSSIGNLKNLKTLVLGSNYLTGNIPTQISQLTKLEVLSLIDNKLEGEIPAELGSLVNLKELVLASNALTGNLPTTLNNLTQLNTIMVSGNNLNKDMVSIIDTPEAIPMKLHFVTETALATEED from the coding sequence ATGAAGACTTTAAAACTAACCCTATTATGTCTTTTTGTTAGTCTGATGATGCATGCTAACGTTTCGCAAACCGAAAAAGAAGCCTTAGTTGCACTATATACTGCAACACAAGGAGAGCAATGGAATACGACTTGGGATTTAGAGCAACCAGTTGCCACTTGGCATGGGGTTACTGTCAAAAACGATAAAGTGGTAGGTCTTAATTTACACATGAATAATTTACAAGGAAGACTTCCGCAAGAAATTGGGAACCTTATATATCTTCAAAAAATAAACTTAGGTTTTAATAAACTAGAAGGTAATTTGCCAAAAGCATTCTTTAATTTAAAAGAATTGAAATCGGTTAAATTATTTGTAAATGCTTTTGAAGGAAATATACCAACTGAGATTGGTTCGTTAACAAAACTAGAGGTATTAGAGTTATTTAGTAATACGTTTTCTGGCGAAATTCCTTCCTCTATAGGAAACTTAAAAAACTTAAAAACATTGGTTTTAGGAAGTAATTACTTAACTGGTAACATTCCAACACAAATTAGCCAACTAACAAAATTAGAAGTGTTAAGTTTAATCGATAATAAATTAGAAGGTGAAATACCAGCAGAATTAGGTAGCCTTGTAAATCTGAAAGAACTTGTTTTAGCTAGTAATGCATTGACAGGAAATTTACCAACAACACTTAATAATCTTACACAACTAAATACTATTATGGTAAGTGGTAATAACTTGAATAAAGACATGGTTAGTATTATTGATACGCCAGAAGCTATTCCTATGAAATTACATTTTGTTACAGAGACGGCGTTAGCAACAGAAGAAGATTAA
- a CDS encoding CPXCG motif-containing cysteine-rich protein — MEEHFFQCPYCWQDISMLLDNSISNQTYIEDCEVCCNPIEIKAQFINAELAGFQAENIEQ; from the coding sequence ATGGAAGAACACTTTTTTCAATGTCCTTATTGCTGGCAAGACATATCCATGTTGCTAGATAATAGTATCTCTAATCAAACATATATTGAAGATTGCGAGGTCTGTTGTAACCCTATTGAAATAAAAGCACAATTTATTAACGCAGAACTTGCTGGTTTTCAGGCAGAAAATATAGAACAATAA
- a CDS encoding tyrosine-type recombinase/integrase, which translates to MKLNYTEPKIYTGGVDINSWTKLSKTQQKEALKKDWYVYYSFRNPKTQRLVRQTNIKGGVNRYSDKRSRYHILKTVKKGLEIVLSDGFNPYQDNMSLEEYLKSKSSSSTTKPKSKPEVLKLPEIILSIEDAFNLGLTTKENILNSNSYPKFRSRINRFNKWLNENNYTSKSCITTVTKKVVIHYLNSVLQNSSPRNRNNARTDIASFFQVLVDNDVLQENFVKKINVLKAVPERNKTYTPKQQKDIYAYLKSADPILYLFVQFVSYNFLRPIEVCRLKVGDLDLVDRKLYVRAKNQPVKIKIIPDILIKELPDLKSLNNDALLFTPHNIGDNWDANESNRRDYFTKRFKKIKDHFGLGKDYGLYSFRHTFITKLYKEMAKTATPFEVKSKLQLITGHATMKALEQYLRDIDAVLPEDYSKLLK; encoded by the coding sequence ATGAAATTAAATTATACTGAACCTAAAATATATACAGGTGGAGTAGATATTAACTCTTGGACTAAACTTTCTAAAACGCAACAAAAAGAAGCGTTAAAAAAAGATTGGTATGTTTATTACTCCTTTAGAAATCCTAAAACACAGCGATTAGTTAGGCAAACTAATATTAAAGGTGGTGTAAATAGGTATTCTGATAAAAGGAGTCGTTATCATATCCTAAAAACAGTAAAGAAAGGCTTAGAGATAGTTTTGTCTGATGGTTTTAATCCATATCAGGATAATATGTCTTTAGAGGAATATTTAAAAAGTAAATCTTCAAGTTCTACAACAAAGCCTAAAAGTAAGCCTGAAGTTTTAAAATTGCCAGAAATTATTCTATCCATAGAAGATGCTTTTAATTTAGGTTTAACCACAAAAGAAAATATCTTAAATAGTAATTCTTATCCTAAGTTTAGAAGTAGGATCAATAGATTTAATAAATGGTTAAACGAGAACAACTATACTTCAAAATCTTGCATAACAACCGTTACTAAAAAAGTGGTAATACATTATTTGAATTCTGTATTACAAAACTCTAGTCCAAGAAACAGAAACAATGCTAGAACTGATATCGCTTCCTTTTTTCAAGTATTGGTAGATAACGATGTGTTGCAAGAGAATTTTGTAAAGAAGATAAACGTTTTAAAGGCTGTTCCAGAAAGGAATAAAACCTATACACCAAAACAGCAAAAGGATATTTATGCTTATTTAAAAAGTGCTGATCCTATTCTATACTTATTCGTTCAATTTGTATCCTATAATTTTTTAAGACCTATTGAGGTTTGTAGATTAAAAGTTGGCGATTTAGATTTAGTAGATAGAAAGCTTTATGTTCGAGCAAAAAATCAACCTGTTAAAATTAAAATCATACCAGATATTTTAATTAAAGAACTGCCTGATTTAAAAAGTTTGAATAATGATGCTCTTCTATTTACACCTCATAATATTGGAGATAATTGGGATGCAAATGAATCTAATAGAAGAGATTACTTCACAAAACGATTTAAAAAAATTAAAGATCACTTTGGTTTAGGTAAGGATTACGGTTTATATAGTTTTAGACATACTTTTATTACCAAACTATATAAGGAAATGGCTAAAACAGCCACGCCTTTTGAGGTGAAAAGCAAATTACAATTAATTACAGGCCATGCAACTATGAAGGCATTAGAGCAATACCTTCGAGATATAGACGCTGTCTTACCTGAAGACTATTCAAAACTTTTAAAATAA
- a CDS encoding CopG family transcriptional regulator codes for MKTTINLRIDSEIKNQLEFLSQKRGVTTSNLLREIINEFLKFNFPIEDYEDDDDDSVLIDVITMDLSDLSFINGNVKNNISK; via the coding sequence ATGAAAACAACAATTAACCTTAGGATTGATTCTGAGATTAAGAATCAATTAGAATTTTTATCTCAAAAAAGAGGAGTTACTACTTCTAATTTACTAAGAGAAATCATTAATGAATTTTTAAAGTTTAATTTTCCTATAGAAGATTATGAAGATGATGATGACGATAGTGTATTAATAGATGTTATAACTATGGATTTATCTGATCTTAGTTTTATAAATGGAAATGTTAAAAATAACATTTCTAAATGA